The following proteins are co-located in the Primulina tabacum isolate GXHZ01 chromosome 11, ASM2559414v2, whole genome shotgun sequence genome:
- the LOC142517829 gene encoding ubiquitin-conjugating enzyme E2 5-like, whose translation MSSPSKRREMDLMKLMMTDYKVEMINDGMQEFNVEFHGPKDCPYQGGVWRIRVELPDAYPYKSPSIGFVNKIYHPNVDEMSGSVCLDVINQTWSPMFDLVNVFEVFLPQLLLYPNPSDPLNGEAAALMMRDRNAYEQRVKEYCEKYAKAEEAGALQEGKSSDEELSEDEYASSDEEVAGKADP comes from the exons ATGTCTTCCCCTAGCAAACGCAGGGAAATGGATTTGATGAAAct GATGATGACTGATTATAAGGTGGAGATGATCAATGATGGCATGCAGGAGTTCAATGTCGAATTCCATGGACCCAAAGACT GTCCTTATCAAGGAGGTGTTTGGAGGATAAGAGTGGAGCTTCCGGATGCTTATCCGTATAAATCTCCTTCCATTGGTTTTGTGAACAAGATTTACCATCCAAATGTTGATGAAAT GTCAGGGTCTGTGTGTTTAGATGTTATCAATCAGACATGGAGTCCCATGTTTG ACCTAGTGAACGTGTTTGAAGTGTTTCTTCCACAACTTCTTTTGTATCCAAATCCATCAGATCCTCTGAATGGAGAGGCGGCAGCTCTGATGATGCGTGACCGCAATGCATATGAACAAAGAGTTAAAG AGTACTGCGAGAAATATGCGAAGGCTGAAGAAGCTGGAGCCTTGCAAGAAGGAAAATCCAGCGATGAGGAGCTGAGTGAAGATGAATATGCCTCCAGCGATGAGGAAGTAGCTGGAAAAGCTGATCCATGA